Proteins from one Listeria innocua genomic window:
- a CDS encoding DUF1697 domain-containing protein, with protein MEKYVALLRAVNVAGKNKVNMKNLKAALQEEGFQNVTTYIQSGNLVLSSNLQTETEVAAKITEVILASFNLSIDVFVFSEQNYKTIIKNNPFPPEIIGEEERWMIAFYNENIDIPKQKNTQAEVIAIGRALYIHVFSNQIHQLKLPVFLGEYKKTLTTTRNWRTTAKLLTLLDSQE; from the coding sequence ATGGAAAAATACGTTGCTTTACTAAGAGCCGTAAATGTCGCAGGGAAAAATAAAGTGAACATGAAAAATTTAAAAGCAGCCTTACAAGAAGAGGGATTCCAAAATGTAACAACCTATATCCAAAGCGGCAACCTCGTTCTAAGTTCTAATTTACAGACAGAAACCGAAGTAGCAGCAAAAATAACAGAAGTAATTTTAGCGAGCTTCAATTTATCCATCGATGTATTCGTTTTTTCAGAACAAAACTACAAAACAATCATCAAAAACAACCCATTTCCACCAGAAATAATTGGTGAAGAAGAACGTTGGATGATTGCTTTTTACAATGAAAATATTGATATTCCTAAACAAAAAAATACTCAAGCCGAAGTAATCGCAATCGGCCGAGCGTTATATATCCACGTTTTCTCAAACCAAATCCATCAATTAAAATTGCCTGTTTTTCTCGGAGAATATAAAAAAACACTAACGACAACGCGAAACTGGCGAACAACCGCTAAATTACTAACACTACTCGACAGTCAGGAATAG
- a CDS encoding exodeoxyribonuclease III: MKLISWNVNGLRAAVKKGFLEYFEEVDADIFCLQETKLQEGQIELDLPAYKDYWNYAVKKGYSGTAIFTKVEPLSVQYGLGVPEHDTEGRVITLEFEDFYMVTVYTPNSQAELKRLDYRMTFEDAILEYVKNLDKTKPVVLCGDLNVAHEEIDLKNPKTNRKNAGFSDEERAKFSAFLDAGFIDSFRYFYPDLTDAYSWWSYRMNARARNTGWRIDYFVVSERLKDKLVDAKIHADVLGSDHCPVELELNL, translated from the coding sequence ATGAAATTAATTTCTTGGAATGTAAACGGGCTTCGTGCAGCTGTGAAAAAAGGTTTTTTGGAGTATTTTGAAGAAGTTGATGCTGATATATTTTGCTTACAAGAAACAAAATTACAAGAAGGTCAAATTGAACTTGATTTACCTGCGTATAAAGATTATTGGAATTATGCCGTAAAAAAAGGTTATTCAGGTACTGCCATTTTTACAAAAGTTGAGCCATTATCGGTGCAATATGGTTTAGGTGTCCCGGAACATGATACTGAAGGTCGCGTAATCACGCTTGAATTTGAAGATTTTTATATGGTAACGGTTTATACACCAAATTCGCAAGCTGAGTTAAAACGATTAGATTATCGTATGACGTTTGAGGATGCGATTTTAGAATATGTCAAAAACTTGGATAAAACGAAGCCGGTTGTGCTTTGTGGTGATTTGAATGTTGCGCACGAAGAAATTGATTTGAAAAATCCGAAGACAAATCGCAAAAATGCCGGATTCTCGGACGAGGAACGCGCAAAATTTTCTGCGTTTTTAGACGCTGGTTTTATTGATAGTTTCCGTTATTTTTATCCTGATTTGACCGACGCTTATTCTTGGTGGTCTTATCGAATGAACGCGCGTGCTAGGAACACTGGTTGGCGGATTGATTATTTTGTTGTTTCGGAACGTTTGAAAGATAAGTTAGTGGATGCGAAAATTCATGCGGATGTGCTTGGTTCGGATCATTGTCCAGTTGAGCTAGAACTTAATTTATAA
- the rplT gene encoding 50S ribosomal protein L20 codes for MPRVKGGTVTRKRRKKIVKLAKGYYGSKHLLFKVANQAVMKSYQYAYRDRRQKKRDFRRLWIARINAAARMQDLSYSKLMHGLKLAGIDINRKMLADLAVNDIASFNTLADSAKKALAK; via the coding sequence ATGCCACGCGTAAAAGGCGGAACAGTAACACGCAAACGTCGTAAAAAGATAGTTAAATTAGCCAAAGGGTATTACGGCTCTAAACATTTATTATTCAAAGTAGCTAACCAAGCGGTAATGAAATCTTACCAATATGCTTATAGAGATCGTCGTCAAAAGAAACGTGATTTCCGTAGATTATGGATCGCACGTATCAATGCGGCAGCTCGTATGCAAGATCTTTCTTACAGCAAATTAATGCACGGCTTAAAATTAGCTGGTATTGATATTAACCGTAAAATGCTTGCAGACTTAGCAGTAAATGATATTGCTTCATTTAACACACTTGCTGATTCAGCAAAAAAAGCATTAGCTAAATAA
- the rpmI gene encoding 50S ribosomal protein L35: MPKMKTHRGSAKRFKRTGSGKLKRRHGFTSHMFANKSQKQKRKLRKSAMVSAGDFKRIRQMVAKMK; this comes from the coding sequence ATGCCAAAAATGAAAACCCACCGCGGTTCCGCTAAACGTTTCAAGAGAACAGGATCTGGAAAATTAAAACGCAGACACGGTTTCACAAGCCATATGTTCGCTAACAAATCCCAAAAACAAAAACGTAAATTGCGTAAATCAGCAATGGTATCAGCTGGCGACTTCAAACGTATTCGTCAAATGGTCGCTAAAATGAAATAA
- the infC gene encoding translation initiation factor IF-3: MSKDMLVNDGIRAREVRLIDQDGEQLGVKSKIDALQIAEKANLDLVLVAPTAKPPVARIMDYGKFRFEQQKKDKEARKNQKVIVMKEVRLSPTIDEHDFDTKLRNARKFLEKGDKVKCSIRFKGRAITHKEIGQKVLDRFAKACEDLCTIEQRPKMDGRSMFLVLAPLHEK, translated from the coding sequence ATTAGCAAAGACATGTTGGTAAACGATGGGATTCGTGCACGTGAAGTAAGATTGATCGACCAAGACGGTGAACAATTAGGCGTGAAGAGTAAAATCGATGCGCTTCAAATTGCTGAAAAGGCTAATCTTGATCTAGTGCTTGTTGCTCCAACAGCGAAACCGCCAGTAGCTCGTATTATGGACTACGGTAAATTCCGTTTTGAACAACAGAAGAAAGATAAAGAAGCCCGTAAGAACCAAAAAGTCATCGTAATGAAGGAAGTTCGTTTAAGTCCAACAATTGACGAACATGATTTTGATACGAAGCTACGTAATGCACGTAAATTCCTTGAAAAAGGCGATAAAGTAAAATGCTCTATCCGTTTTAAAGGTCGTGCCATTACACACAAAGAAATCGGTCAGAAGGTGCTTGACCGTTTTGCAAAAGCGTGCGAAGACCTTTGTACAATTGAGCAAAGACCAAAAATGGACGGACGTTCCATGTTCTTAGTCCTAGCACCACTTCATGAAAAGTAA
- a CDS encoding NAD(P)H-dependent oxidoreductase: MKTLVIIAHPNIENSRVNRVWKEALLKSTEEVAIHELYEVYPNWDIDVTFEQQQLQNYDKVIIQFPFYWYSYPPLLKKWFDDVFSYGWAYGSKGDKMAGKKLALAVSIGDKKYNYKEDAPIGYSLDTLLTPFRATINHIRADYRGAHTIYGSSFEVTDEEIVENAYVYANKFIKTLN, from the coding sequence ATGAAAACATTAGTTATTATCGCACATCCGAATATCGAAAATTCACGCGTAAATAGAGTTTGGAAAGAAGCACTTTTAAAAAGTACAGAAGAGGTGGCAATTCATGAGTTATATGAAGTTTATCCTAACTGGGATATTGATGTAACCTTTGAACAACAACAATTGCAAAACTACGATAAAGTCATTATCCAATTTCCATTTTATTGGTACAGCTACCCGCCGTTATTAAAAAAATGGTTCGATGATGTCTTTTCGTATGGCTGGGCTTACGGCTCAAAAGGGGACAAGATGGCTGGGAAAAAGCTTGCTCTTGCAGTTTCAATTGGCGATAAAAAATATAATTATAAAGAAGATGCACCAATTGGCTATTCACTAGACACATTACTTACACCATTTCGAGCAACAATAAACCACATTCGAGCTGACTATAGAGGGGCCCACACGATATATGGCAGCTCCTTTGAAGTCACAGATGAAGAAATAGTAGAAAATGCGTATGTGTATGCAAACAAGTTTATTAAAACGTTAAATTAG
- a CDS encoding winged helix-turn-helix transcriptional regulator — protein sequence MKVYNLGVEATLDIMGGKWKPLIICFLAQGTKRTGELQRCIPKISQKVLVQQLRELERDGIIDRTVYNELPPKVEYSITAYGLTLNAIVDTMCQWGKENIALRNSQGEPVTLIEKSYNLQ from the coding sequence ATGAAAGTTTATAATTTAGGTGTAGAAGCTACACTCGATATTATGGGTGGAAAATGGAAACCCTTGATTATTTGTTTTCTTGCTCAAGGGACTAAGCGGACTGGGGAGCTGCAAAGATGTATTCCGAAAATATCACAGAAGGTTCTAGTTCAGCAACTAAGGGAATTAGAGAGAGATGGGATTATTGATCGTACGGTTTATAATGAGCTTCCACCTAAAGTCGAGTATAGTATAACTGCTTACGGGCTTACTTTAAATGCTATAGTTGATACAATGTGTCAGTGGGGAAAAGAAAATATCGCACTTAGAAACAGCCAAGGAGAACCAGTGACACTAATCGAAAAATCTTATAACCTTCAGTAA
- a CDS encoding VanZ family protein, whose amino-acid sequence MLRFSGLVITIALIIYIVFFLWRWLKRHDTKKTIFFKTCFYVYTCGVIKFTMFPIMLDSFLIEDTKKYATGSYMNLIPFNSIGEMFMEGREYASFQIVANFIMFVPLGILLPLCFPKLTWKSVFAISFIATVGIEFAQLLQDLIYQAPFKFVDIDDLILNFSGGIFGYIVYVIIRPVLRKMNLCPIVEKNS is encoded by the coding sequence ATGCTTAGATTTTCTGGATTAGTAATAACAATCGCTTTAATTATATATATTGTCTTTTTCTTATGGAGATGGTTGAAAAGGCACGACACAAAAAAAACAATTTTCTTCAAGACTTGTTTTTATGTGTATACGTGTGGAGTAATCAAGTTTACGATGTTTCCTATTATGCTAGATTCTTTTCTAATTGAGGATACAAAAAAATATGCAACTGGTTCCTATATGAATTTAATACCATTTAATTCCATAGGCGAAATGTTTATGGAAGGGAGAGAATATGCTAGTTTCCAAATAGTCGCAAATTTTATTATGTTTGTTCCCCTCGGAATACTTTTACCATTATGTTTTCCAAAATTAACATGGAAAAGTGTTTTCGCTATAAGTTTTATAGCAACCGTTGGGATTGAATTTGCCCAGTTATTACAAGACCTTATTTATCAAGCGCCTTTTAAATTTGTAGACATTGATGATTTAATATTGAACTTTTCTGGCGGGATTTTCGGCTACATAGTTTATGTTATAATTCGACCTGTATTAAGAAAAATGAATTTATGCCCAATTGTAGAAAAAAACAGCTAG
- the rplS gene encoding 50S ribosomal protein L19: MNKLIDEITKSQLNPDVPSFRPGDTVRVHAKVVEGTRERIQLFEGVVIKRRGAGISETFTVRKISNGVGVERTFPVHTPRIAKLEVIRRGKVRRAKLYYLRNLRGKAARIKEIR; the protein is encoded by the coding sequence ATGAACAAACTGATTGATGAAATCACAAAAAGTCAACTAAACCCAGATGTTCCAAGTTTCCGTCCGGGTGATACTGTACGTGTACATGCGAAAGTAGTCGAAGGTACTCGCGAACGTATCCAATTATTCGAAGGCGTTGTAATCAAACGTCGCGGAGCTGGAATCAGCGAAACTTTCACTGTTCGTAAAATTTCTAACGGTGTTGGTGTGGAACGTACTTTCCCAGTACATACTCCACGTATCGCGAAATTAGAAGTTATCCGTCGTGGTAAAGTACGTCGTGCGAAACTTTACTACCTACGTAACCTACGTGGTAAAGCGGCTCGTATTAAAGAAATTCGTTAA
- a CDS encoding MerR family transcriptional regulator: protein MEQWTVKEMAACVGIRADTLRYYEKNKIIVPNRLENGYRVYNAQHLLELKFILVMKYARFSLAEIKLMMEWLKSEPSVACNTASKELLALKAAEIKQTIAHYTKIAALLEGLPQIDDVQDYSTVQKDVNTFVEHIFTDIRKDGF, encoded by the coding sequence ATGGAACAATGGACCGTAAAAGAAATGGCTGCTTGCGTTGGAATTCGGGCAGACACACTACGATATTATGAAAAAAATAAGATAATAGTACCTAATCGGCTGGAAAACGGGTATCGTGTTTATAACGCACAACATTTACTAGAATTAAAGTTTATTTTAGTGATGAAGTATGCCAGATTCTCCCTTGCCGAAATAAAATTAATGATGGAATGGTTAAAAAGTGAGCCATCTGTTGCGTGTAATACGGCGTCGAAAGAATTGCTTGCCCTTAAAGCAGCAGAGATTAAACAAACTATTGCACACTATACGAAAATCGCCGCCCTTTTAGAAGGATTACCTCAAATCGATGATGTACAAGACTATTCGACTGTTCAAAAAGATGTAAATACCTTTGTGGAACATATTTTCACTGACATCAGGAAGGACGGATTTTAA
- a CDS encoding NAD(P)H-dependent oxidoreductase, with protein MAKVVAIMGDPREKGTSRELFHKYLTFFQGHSAIEIKTYDIRELAFDPNLPEGYRTEQTTEMTNLKQDASSADLLLFAYPVWWFNVPAVLKGVIDHLFWRGESYSFKDKKYLLTGPWRKKRARLIYTIGGMELQHRLFARPALTALRYPLWMSGVLSVKTTSIDRLDLSIRKSNEYYDKKIARAAKKDLHFLLKK; from the coding sequence ATGGCAAAAGTTGTAGCAATAATGGGTGACCCGCGAGAAAAAGGAACATCAAGAGAACTGTTTCATAAGTATTTAACTTTTTTTCAAGGACACTCAGCAATCGAGATAAAAACGTATGATATTCGCGAATTGGCTTTTGATCCAAATTTACCTGAGGGCTACAGAACTGAACAAACTACCGAAATGACCAACTTAAAACAAGATGCCAGTTCGGCTGATTTGCTGCTATTTGCTTATCCCGTTTGGTGGTTTAATGTTCCAGCTGTACTGAAAGGTGTAATTGATCATTTGTTTTGGCGCGGCGAGAGTTATAGTTTTAAAGATAAAAAATATTTACTGACAGGTCCTTGGCGAAAAAAACGAGCGCGCTTAATTTATACGATTGGCGGGATGGAGTTACAACATCGGCTGTTCGCTCGTCCTGCCCTTACCGCCCTCCGCTATCCACTTTGGATGAGTGGCGTCCTTTCTGTTAAGACGACTTCAATTGACCGACTTGATCTTTCCATTAGAAAATCAAATGAATACTATGATAAAAAAATTGCTCGAGCAGCTAAAAAAGATTTACATTTTTTATTAAAAAAGTAA
- a CDS encoding MBL fold metallo-hydrolase — MKVTAKHQYWQITTLPHLFPVNCYLVLEKDGLTLIDTGILSHAKGIISLITKLKLPLKRILLTHGHGDHIGGLVALKEAFPEALLMVGSREKLLVETKEIYAFEAQKPLKGSYPDQFPVKIDQLLKDGDMVGSLLIMDTPGHTPGSISFFDERNGHLFVGDLFQTRGGAAICGEKRILFPFPAMGSWDLETSIASAEKLQLVDVTEIACGHGPVKSMSDFDLLRIIQRAKAQLTNKKD, encoded by the coding sequence ATGAAAGTTACTGCGAAACATCAATATTGGCAAATAACAACATTGCCGCACCTTTTTCCGGTAAATTGTTACTTAGTTTTGGAGAAAGATGGTTTAACTTTAATTGATACAGGGATTTTATCTCATGCAAAAGGAATAATTTCACTTATTACTAAACTGAAATTACCTTTAAAACGAATTTTGTTGACACATGGGCATGGGGACCATATTGGCGGTTTAGTTGCACTTAAAGAAGCTTTTCCAGAAGCCCTTTTGATGGTTGGAAGCAGGGAAAAATTGCTGGTAGAAACAAAAGAGATTTATGCTTTTGAAGCTCAAAAACCGTTAAAGGGTAGCTATCCTGATCAATTTCCAGTAAAAATTGATCAACTATTAAAAGATGGTGATATGGTAGGTTCATTATTAATTATGGATACACCCGGACATACACCTGGCTCGATTTCTTTTTTTGATGAGCGTAATGGGCATTTATTCGTTGGTGATTTATTTCAAACTCGTGGTGGTGCAGCTATTTGTGGGGAGAAACGGATTTTGTTTCCTTTTCCTGCGATGGGATCTTGGGACTTAGAAACGAGTATTGCTTCCGCGGAAAAGTTGCAGCTGGTAGATGTGACTGAAATCGCTTGTGGTCACGGACCTGTTAAATCCATGAGTGATTTTGATTTATTAAGAATCATTCAGCGTGCAAAAGCCCAACTAACAAATAAAAAAGACTAG
- the trmD gene encoding tRNA (guanosine(37)-N1)-methyltransferase TrmD has protein sequence MKIDILSIFPDMFSGVTGSSIIKKAIENERVAVEVTDFREYAEGKHQVVDDYPYGGGAGMLLKAQPIFDAVQAVKDKQPETKPRVILMDPAGKRFDQKMAEEFAEEEHLVFICGHYEGYDERIREHLVTDEVSIGDYILTGGEIGAMIVMDSVIRLLPGVLGNKDSAVTDSFSTGLLEHPHYTRPADFRGMKVPDILLSGNHAWIEEWRDKESLKRTYERRPDLLKNYPLTDKQKTWLKEWSDSK, from the coding sequence ATGAAAATCGACATTCTATCCATTTTTCCAGATATGTTTTCGGGAGTGACTGGGAGTTCCATTATTAAAAAAGCAATCGAAAATGAACGGGTCGCGGTTGAAGTAACTGATTTCAGGGAATATGCAGAAGGAAAGCATCAGGTTGTCGATGATTATCCTTATGGTGGTGGGGCAGGGATGCTCCTTAAAGCCCAACCTATCTTTGATGCCGTTCAAGCGGTCAAAGATAAACAACCAGAAACAAAGCCAAGAGTTATTTTAATGGACCCAGCCGGTAAACGCTTCGACCAAAAAATGGCAGAAGAATTTGCAGAAGAAGAACATCTTGTTTTTATTTGTGGTCACTACGAAGGATACGATGAGCGAATTCGCGAACACCTTGTTACAGATGAAGTTTCGATAGGGGATTATATTTTAACAGGTGGCGAAATTGGTGCAATGATTGTGATGGACAGCGTTATTCGCCTTTTACCAGGTGTACTTGGAAATAAAGATTCAGCTGTGACGGATTCTTTCTCCACCGGTTTGCTTGAACATCCACACTACACACGACCAGCCGATTTTCGCGGAATGAAAGTACCTGATATTTTACTCAGCGGAAACCATGCTTGGATAGAAGAGTGGCGCGATAAAGAATCACTCAAAAGAACTTACGAACGCCGACCAGATTTACTTAAAAACTACCCCTTAACAGACAAGCAAAAAACTTGGCTCAAAGAATGGTCTGACAGTAAATAA
- the rimM gene encoding ribosome maturation factor RimM (Essential for efficient processing of 16S rRNA) — protein sequence MEKMYNVGKIVNTHGLIGEIRVIATTDFPEERFQVGNTVYLFEKNSKKPEKLIIRSHRKHKNFDLLMFEGLTGIHQVERMKEGVLKIKEAQLTDLEENEFYFHEIIGCTVVTTDGEELGEITEILTPGANDVWVVKGADKKEKLIPYIADVVKDINTNDKKITIEVMEGLLD from the coding sequence ATGGAGAAAATGTATAATGTAGGAAAAATTGTTAATACGCATGGCTTAATCGGTGAAATTCGTGTTATCGCGACGACCGATTTTCCAGAAGAACGGTTCCAAGTTGGGAATACCGTGTACTTATTTGAAAAAAACAGCAAAAAGCCTGAAAAACTAATTATTCGTTCACACCGCAAACACAAAAACTTTGATTTGCTTATGTTTGAAGGACTTACCGGCATTCATCAAGTAGAGCGTATGAAAGAAGGCGTCCTTAAAATCAAAGAAGCGCAACTAACCGATTTAGAAGAAAATGAATTTTATTTCCATGAAATCATTGGTTGCACAGTTGTGACGACTGACGGAGAAGAGCTTGGCGAAATCACAGAAATTCTAACACCAGGCGCAAATGATGTATGGGTTGTAAAAGGCGCAGACAAAAAAGAAAAACTCATCCCTTATATTGCCGATGTAGTTAAAGATATTAATACTAACGATAAAAAAATTACCATTGAAGTAATGGAAGGGCTGCTAGATTAA
- a CDS encoding YlqD family protein, with product MEIIQKVVVKQILTETSKQELIEYYTEQKRQIEQECDQLHFEQKKMERKSKFQPERVADYFTHELEVRREKKKLIQFQMEQLEVLELGSEIREREMETIIDVQVGDKWDKSIFDKTIVVRDGIIVEIR from the coding sequence GTGGAAATCATCCAAAAAGTTGTCGTCAAACAAATTCTGACAGAAACAAGTAAACAAGAATTAATCGAGTATTATACCGAACAAAAACGACAAATTGAACAAGAATGCGATCAGTTGCATTTTGAACAAAAGAAAATGGAACGAAAAAGCAAATTTCAACCAGAACGAGTGGCTGACTATTTCACACATGAACTTGAAGTGCGCCGAGAAAAGAAAAAATTAATCCAGTTTCAAATGGAGCAATTAGAAGTACTTGAACTTGGTAGTGAAATTCGCGAACGAGAAATGGAAACAATCATTGATGTACAAGTAGGAGACAAGTGGGATAAATCCATTTTCGATAAAACAATCGTTGTGAGAGATGGAATCATAGTAGAAATACGCTAG
- a CDS encoding gamma-glutamyl-gamma-aminobutyrate hydrolase family protein, protein MKPVIGITGNRLVKGVDVFYGHRVTYTQQRYVDAIQKVGGFPIALPIDDPSTAVQAISLVDGLLLTGGQDITPQLYLEEPSQEIGAYFPPRDSYEIALVRAALDAGKPIFAICRGMQLVNVALGGTLYQDISQVETKALQHLQRVDEQLGSHTIDIEPTSELAKHHPNKKLVNSLHHQFIKKLAPSFKVTARTADGMIEAVEGDNLPSWYLGVQWHPELMFQTDPESEQLFQALVDESKKTMVK, encoded by the coding sequence ATGAAGCCAGTTATTGGAATTACAGGAAATAGATTAGTCAAAGGAGTGGACGTGTTTTACGGACACCGTGTAACTTATACACAACAGCGATATGTAGATGCTATTCAGAAAGTTGGCGGATTTCCTATCGCGTTACCAATAGATGACCCGTCTACTGCCGTTCAAGCAATTTCTCTCGTAGATGGTTTACTTTTAACCGGTGGACAAGATATTACACCGCAATTATATTTAGAAGAACCGTCCCAAGAAATCGGGGCATATTTTCCACCGCGCGATAGCTATGAAATCGCCTTAGTCCGAGCAGCTTTGGACGCTGGAAAACCTATTTTTGCGATTTGCCGCGGAATGCAACTTGTCAATGTTGCACTAGGCGGCACGCTGTATCAGGATATTAGCCAAGTTGAAACGAAAGCACTCCAACATCTGCAACGTGTCGATGAGCAACTCGGCTCCCATACAATCGATATTGAACCTACAAGCGAACTCGCAAAACACCACCCAAATAAAAAACTAGTTAACTCACTCCATCACCAATTTATCAAAAAATTAGCACCGAGTTTTAAAGTAACGGCTCGGACTGCTGACGGGATGATTGAAGCAGTGGAGGGTGACAATTTACCAAGCTGGTATTTAGGTGTTCAGTGGCACCCGGAATTAATGTTCCAAACAGATCCAGAAAGTGAACAATTATTCCAAGCTTTAGTAGATGAATCCAAAAAAACTATGGTAAAATAA
- a CDS encoding KH domain-containing protein, which yields MEELILSIVKPLVDHPEDVVITPEETDTSLTYKLSVSKEDMGRVIGKQGRIAKAIRTLVYAVGSKNDKKIRLEIIE from the coding sequence ATGGAAGAACTCATTCTCTCAATCGTGAAACCCCTTGTTGACCACCCGGAAGACGTTGTTATCACGCCAGAAGAAACGGATACTTCGTTAACCTACAAATTGTCTGTCAGTAAAGAAGACATGGGACGCGTGATTGGTAAGCAAGGTCGTATTGCAAAAGCGATTCGTACTCTTGTCTATGCAGTTGGCTCCAAAAACGATAAGAAGATTCGTCTTGAAATTATCGAATAA
- the rpsP gene encoding 30S ribosomal protein S16 has translation MAVKIRLKRMGSKKKPFYRIVVADSRFPRDGRSIETIGTYNPLLDPVEVKIDEEATLKWMHNGAKPSDTVRNLLSREGIMEKFHNQKLGK, from the coding sequence ATGGCAGTTAAAATTCGTTTAAAACGTATGGGTTCTAAAAAGAAACCTTTCTACCGTATTGTAGTCGCTGATTCTCGTTTCCCACGTGATGGCCGTTCAATCGAAACTATTGGTACTTATAATCCATTACTTGATCCGGTTGAAGTGAAAATCGACGAAGAAGCAACTTTGAAATGGATGCATAATGGTGCGAAACCATCTGATACAGTTCGCAATCTTCTTAGCCGCGAAGGTATCATGGAAAAATTCCATAACCAAAAATTAGGTAAATAA